The Arthrobacter sp. OAP107 DNA segment CCCACCCACGTCTCCGCGATGGCCCAGTTCGAGGGCGGTGCGTCCTCGCACAGCGCCTTCTCGTTTGAGTCGCCCCGCCAGCGGATGGGCTTCGTGGAGATCACCGGCACCGAGGCCACCATTTCGCTTCCGGACCCCAACTATTTCGACGGCGACATCAAGCTGTGGCGCGCCGGCGACGAGGACTGGACGGTCATCCCCGCCACGGGCCCGGCCAACGGGCGCGGCATGGGCGTGCTGGACATGGCACGCTCTATCCGTGCCGGGGTCCCGCACCGTGCCACCGGCAACCTCGCCTACCACGTCCTGGACACCATGGTCTCGATCTCCGAGTCGATGGAGTCCGGCACGTTCGTCGACGTCGAAAGCTCCGCTCCCGCGTCCGCAGCCCTCCCCGAGGACTGGGCCCCGGAAACCGCAACCCTCTAGGAACAACCAATGACTTCCTCCGCATCGCCCGGCACACCGCCGGGAGCCCACCGCCCCCTGGGTGTGGCGATGATCGGCTACGCGTTCATGGGCAAGGCCCACTCGAATGCGTGGCGGAACGTCGCGTCCTTCTTCGACGTCCCGGCCTTCGACCAGAAGGTGCTCGTGGGCCGGGACGCCGGCCAGGTCGCCGCCGCGGCAGCCAGGTACGGCTGGGCCGAGTCCGCCACGGACTGGCGCGCCGTCCTGGAACGGGACGACATCCACATCGTCGACATCTGCGCCCCGGGCTGGATGCACGCCGAGATCGCCATCGCCGCCCTCGCCGCGGGCAAGCACGTGCTCGTGGAGAAGCCGCTGGCCAACACCCTCGCCGAGGCCGAAGCCATGACCGCCGCGGCGCAGGCGGCCCGGGCACGCGGAGTGCAGTCCATGGTCGGGTTCAACTACCGCCGCGTCCCTGCGCTGGCTTTGGCCAGGGAACTGATCGCGGAGGGCCGGCTCGGCACGGTCCGGCATGTCCGGGCCGCTTACCTGCAGGACTGGCTCGCGGACGCGGAGTCACCGATGACCTGGCGGCTGAACAAGGAAACCGCCGGGTCCGGGGCGCTCGGGGACATCGCGTCCCACGCCATCGACCAGGTGCTGTTCCTGCTCGGCGACGCCGTTACCGAGGTCTCGGGCCGGCTGCACACCTTCACTGCCGTCCGGCCCGGCAAGCACGGGCCGGAGGACGTGACGGTCGACGACGCCGCCTGGGCCACGCTGTCCCTCGCCTCCGGGGCCATCGCCTCCGTTGAAGTCTCCCGGGTGGCCACCGGCCAGAAGAACTCCCTGAAGCTGGAGATCTACGGTGAGAAGGGCACCATCCTCTTCGACCTGGAAGACCTGAACGAGCTCGGTTTCCTGGACGCCACTGTTCCCGTGCGGGAGCAGGGCTTCCGCCGCATCCTGGTCAACGAGCCCGGGCACCCCTACCTTGAGGCGTGGTGGCCGCAGGGCCACATCATCGGCTGGGAACACACCTTCACGCACGAGATCCGCGACTTCCTTACCGCGATCAACGCCGGGGAGGCGCCGTCGCCGTCGTTCGAGGAGGGCCTCGCCGTCCAGCGCGTCCTGGCAGCCATCGAGGAGTCCGCCGCAGCGAAGAGCGCCACCATCCAGCTCGTCCAGCCCACCGCCACCGAAACCGCTACCGAAGGAGCCTGACCATGCCCCGCCCGTACACCCTGTTCACCGGCCAGTGGGCCGATCTCCCCTTCGAGGAAGTCGCGCGCCTTGCCTCAGGCTGGGGCTACGACGGCCTGGAAATCGCCGTCTCCGGCGACCACCTGGACGCCTGGCGCTGGGACGAACCCGGCTACGTCGAGTCCAAACTCGCCGTCCTGGACAAATACAACCTCAAGGCCTGGGCCATCTCCAACCACCTCAAGGGCCAGGCCGTGTGCGATGACCCGATCGACTTCCGCCACGAAGCCATCGTCGGATCCAAAGTCTGGGGCGACGGCGACCCCGAAGGCGTCCGGCAGCGTGCCGCCGAGGAAATGAAACACACCGCCCGGCTCGCCAAGGCCCTCGGGGTCGACACCGTCGTCGGATTCACCGGCTCCTCCATCTGGCAGTACGTCGCCATGTTCCCTCCCGTCCCGGAAAAAGTCATCGACGCCGGCTACCAGGACTTCGCGGACCGCTGGAACCCCATCCTGGACGTCTTCGACGAAAATGGAGTCCGCTTCGCCCACGAAGTCCACCCCAGTGAGATCGCCTACGACTACTGGACCACCGTCCGCACCCTCGACGCGATCGGCCACCGCGAAGCGTTCGGCCTGAACTGGGACCCGTCCCACTTCATGTGGCAGGGCATCGACCCCGTCTCCTTCATCTGGGACTTCAAGGACCGGATCTACCACGTCGACTGCAAGGACACCAAGCTCCGCTTCACCGGCCGGAACACCGTCATGGGCTCCCACCTGCCCTGGGGCGACCCGCGCCGCGGCTGGGACTTCGTCTCCGCAGGCCGCGGCGACGTGCCCTGGGAATCCTCCTTCCGGGCCCTCACCGCGATCGGCTACACCGGCCCCATCTCGGTGGAATGGGAAGACGCCGGCATGGACCGCCTGCACGGCGCCCCCGAAGCCCTCGCCGCCCTGAAGAAGTTCGACTTCCCCGCCTCCCAAACCAGCTTCGACGCCGCCTTCAGCAGCAAAGACTAAACCGCCACCCGCACTTCCGGAAATCGGCCAAGTCCGGTGGGGGAAAGGGTGCGCAATGCCGGTGGCGGAACATCCGTATCAGGGAACTCCCCACGGCATCTGAGAGGAAAGCCCAATGATCAGGACACTTCAGCCCGGCCAGCATTGTGAGGTCTGGGTCGCCTCCGCCACCGGCGAGCGCGAGCTTGTTTACGGCACCGGGGACATCCTCCTGGAGGCACCCAACTGGACCCTCGACGTCCGTTTCCCCAGCGGCACGCAAGGCCACCCGGCGGACCTGCCGGTCGACGTCGTACTTGTCTCAACCGATGACTGGGCCGCACCGTTGCAGACCTGGCCGCTCGTCGGCGGGCAGGGAACCCTGAACGTCAACAGTTGGGCGCCCGATTCCGGCCGCCTCGCCTACGTGGCCTACCCGCCCGCCAACTCCAACCCCGCAGAGGACTAGCACGTGACCAAACACTCCCCCGCCCCCGGGGATCCCATCCGCTGGGGCATCCTCGGCACCGGCTTCATCGCCGGGCTGCAAACCCAGGACCTGGTCGACAACGGCTTCACGGTGCAGGCAGTCGGCTCCCGCACGCTCGAATCGAGCCGACGGTTCAGCGAAAGGTTCGGCATTCCGTCCGCCCACGGGAGCTACGAAGCGCTCGTTGCGGACCCGGAGGTCGACGTCGTCTACGTCGCCACCCCGCACACGTTCCACTACACCCACACGCTGCTCGCCCTGAACGCCGGCAAGCACGTGCTGGTGGAGAAACCGTTCACCGTCAATGCCCGGGAGGCGCAGGAACTGGCGGCGCAGGCCGAGGCCCAGGGCCTGGTGGTGCTGGAGGCGATGTGGAGCCGCTTCCTCCCCCACATGGCGCGCCTCCGCGAGATCATCGCCGAGGGCTCCCTCGGGCAGATCCGGAAGGTCACGGCCAGCCACAACCAGAACCTTCCCAAAGACCCTGCACACCGGCTCAACGATCCTGCCCTTGGCGGCGGTGCCCTGCTGGACCTCGGCGTCTACCCGGTGTCGTTTGTCTTTGACGTCCTCGGCGCACCGGACTCCATCCGGGCCAGTGCTGCGATGACGGCCACGGGCGTGGACCGGCAAACGGCAGCGATCTTCGAGTACCCGGACGGGCAGCAGGCAATCGTGGACTGTGCCCTGGACACCGCCTCAAACAACCGCGCCGCCATCATCGGGACGGACGGGTGGATCGACATCGAACCCACCTGGTACAACCCCACGCCCTTCACCCGGTACGACAACCAGGGAAACGTCCTGGAGCGGTTCGACCAGCCGGTGACCGGCAGAGGCATGCAGTACCAGGCGGCCGAGATGGAACGCCTCATCCGGGCCGGCGTCACCGCAGGCACAGTCCTGCCCCCGTCCGAGAGCGTGGCCGTCATGGCCGCCATGGACGAGATCCGCCGTCAGATCGGACTGACGTACGACGCCGATACCGCACGGGACGGATCCTCCAATGAGTGAGACGGTCCTGTCCCGGATCACCGAACAGCAGCTGCACGAGGAGGAGTTCGCGTCCACAAACTTCGATATTGCGGGCAAAAGTACCCTTTGCGGCCATTATCTGAATAGAAGCTCCGGCCCCCTGGCCTGTCCGCCGAGGATCTCCTCGTAGAGCGCCAGGTGGTCGGCCACCATGCGGGCCGAACTGAAGCGCTGCTCCGCCGAAGCGCGGCAGGCTTCCCGGCTCAGACCTGCGGCCTGGGCAGCGAACCCGGCGAGCTGGTCGACGCTGCCCAGATAGCCCGTGACACCGTGCTCCACGATTTCCGGCGCAGCACCGAGAGGGGTCCCGACGACGGGCGTTCCGGTGGCCAGCGCCTCGATCATCACGAGACCGAACGGTTCCGGCCACTGGATCGGATTCAGGAACGCGAGCGCGCCGCCCACAAGTTCGTATTTTTCAGCATCGGGCAGCGGCCCCGTGAACTCCACGTCGGGCCCGAGCGCCGGCTTGACGACGTCGTCGAAATAGGCCTGCTCCTCGGGTCCCTGAATCCGGGCGCTGATGCGCAGCGGGATGACCGCGGCACGGGCGATCTGAATGGCCTCGAGGATGCCCTTGTCCGGGGACAGCCGTCCAATGAAGCACAGGTAGCCGCCGTTTCCCTGGCCCACCGGAACGGACGCCACGTCCATGCCGTGGTGGATCACCTTCGTCACCGGGACCTCCGGCGACCGGCTGACCTGGTCATGGGAGATGGCGATGATGCCGGTGCTCTTTCCGATCGCGCTGTACAGGTCCACGGCCTGCTGAGCCAGGCGGATGTGGATGGTGGTGACCACCGGGATTCCGGCGGGACGGTGGGCATAGAGCGGTCCGCTCATGGTGTGGTCGTGGATGATGTCGACCCCTGCCATGCCGTCGTAGGCCCTGATGATGTGGCTCAGCTCCGACAACGCGAACCCCATGTCCGCCGGTTCGGACGGGCGCATCCGCGGGGCCAGTGGAACGGGGCAGGTACTGTCGGACGGGGCCGCCAGCAGGACCTCATGTCCGGCCACGGCGAATCCGCGCGCAAGGCTGTCAACCACCCGCTCGGTGCCGCCGTAGCCGGGGGGCGGAACCGGGATCCACGGTGCCGATATCAGTCCTATGCGCATTTTGCCTCCCACGAGGGTACGGCCTGACCGCCCGGAGTTAGTCCAAACAATATGGCCGGGCCTCCCGCCAGACAAGGGCCAGCGGGCGCCCATGCACCAGCGGGCCGGCGTGACCAAAGCAACTGTCCCGGCAGGAATGCCCGGGAAAGCCCAGGAGTTGTGGCAAGCATGAAGATTGAGATCTGGTCAGACGTCGCTTGCCCCTGGTGCTACATCGGCAAGCGCCGCTTCGAAGCCGCCCTTGCCGAGTTCCCGCACCGCGACCAGGTGGAGGTGCAGTGGCGCAGCTACCAGCTCGACCCGGCCCTGCCCGATCACTACGACGGCACCGAGCTGGACTACCTCAGCAAGCGCAAGGGCATGGCCGCCGGCCAGGTCAGGCAGATGTTCGAACAGGTAGCAGCCCAGGCCAAAGGTGAGGGCCTCAACTACCGGTTTGACGACGTCGTGGTTGCCAACAGCTTCACGGCCCACCGGCTGATCCACCTGGCTGCCGCGCGCGGCAAGCAGGATGCGGCTAAGGAGCGGCTGCTCAGCGACCACTTCGAGCACGGCAAGGACATCGGCAGCCCCGATTACCTCACGTCTGTGGGCGCGGAGCTTGGGCTAGACGCCGGGGATGTCGCCGAGCTGTTCACTACAGACAAGTACGCCGACGACGTCCGCCGCGACTTTGCCGAAGCCCGCACCCTGGGCATCAGCGGCGTTCCGTTCTTCGTGATCGACCGCAAGTACGGGCTGTCCGGAGCCCAGCCCGCGGCGAGCTTCACCATGGCCCTCGAGCAGGCGTGGCAGGAGTCGCACCCACTGGTGATGGTCGGCGTCGAGAATTCAGGCTCTGAGCAACCAGACGAACAGAAGGCAGGCGCGCAGGCCGAAAACGTGTGCGGCCCGGACGGCTGCGCCATCTAAGCTGCGCCGTCCAAGTGGCCGGGTCGGCGCCGGTTTGGTGACAGATCGCGGTAAAGTGTCCCTATGCCACGGATTTCGGCCCCCAGCAATGCTGCGCAACGCGCCGAGACCCAGCGCCGCATCCTGAACGCGTTCGGCGAGCTCCTCTTCTCCCACGGGCTGCCCGGGCTGACCATGACCGATGTCGCCCGGCACGCGGGGATCGGCCGCACGGCTGTCTACAACTACTACGCCGACATCGAAGAGCTCCTGATTGCCTACGCCCTCGTGGAGACGGAGCGGTTCATGTCCGGGCTGCGCGAATCGCTGGCCCGGCTGGACAATCCGGTGGACCGGCTGGCCCTGTACGTGCGGGCCCAGGTGGAGGATCTCAGCCGCCGCCATCTGCCCCCGGGACCGGCCATGGGTGCTGTCCTGTCGCCGGCGTCGTTCGCCAAGCTCGCGGACCACGTGGACGGGCTCAGCGACATGCTGCAGGACATTCTCCGCGACGGCATGGACCAGGGCTATTTCCCAATGGCCGATCCCCTGCAACAGGCGCAGCTGATCCACGGCACGCTCTCCTCCAGCGCCGCCCGCGGCGGCGACGCCTCCGAAGACCTGGAGGAAAGGATCGCCCGGACCGTCCGCTTCATCCAGTTGGGCGCAGGGGCACGGTTCGACGACGGCGGCCGCCCCCTCCGCCTGCAGCCGCCTGCCGCTGCGGCCGGCTAAGGACCAGGGACGGTTCAGACGGCCAAAAACTCAGGGCTTGGCGCCCTGGGTTGGCATGACGGGCCACTGCGAGTCGTCCGCGACCCGCCGGCTTTCCCGCGGGCAGCTGAGCTGGCCGGGCGTCTGGTCAACGAGCTGCGGCTTGACCAGGCCTCGGTAGTCGCTGGTCAGGATCACATCCACGCTGGCGTCCTTGCGCCCGTCCTGGAAGTAATCGGAGCCGGGCAGGTTCCGCTGCACGGTGAAGGCCGCCGACTGTCCGGCAGGGCCCGAGACGACTGCCGCCACTCCCCGGTAACCGGTCTGCGTGTTGGCCACGTTGCCAACAACAAATTTCCGCGCCTTGAATTCGTTGGCTGCCGCCTTGGCCAGGCCGTTGCGGCTCGTGGCGTTGAGGACGTTGACCTTCACCTTGGCTGGCGGCGTGTAGTCGAAGGTCGTTGCCGGGCAGACGGAGGAGTTCTGCTGGGCCTGGATGGCGGACGGAAACTTGATCTGCCCGCTCATCACCCCCATCGCCCCCATGATCCCCGCGACAATGAGGCCCAGCAGCAGCACCAGCACCACGCCGTGCAGGATCCGGCGGCGCAGCCGTCCGGGGTTTTCCGCTTTCTCATCATCGTCGACGAATGTGGCCCTGAGCTCGGGGCCGGTAATCACGCGGTGACCGTGGAGAACGGTCACGTCCTTGGGTTTTCTAGCCATCGATCACAAGCACCCTTGCATGTATCGCGGTGCGCTGGTGGAGTGCCGTCCTTACCGCCCGGTGCAGGCCGTCCTCCAGATAGAGGATGCCCTGGTACTGCACCACGTGGGGAAACAGGTCGCCAAAGAACGTGGAGTCCTCGGCGAGGAGCGCTTCAAGGTCCAGGGTCCGCTTGGTGGTCACAAGTTCATCCAGCCGCACGGGACGGGGCGGAAGCGCCGCCCAGTCTTTGGGGGTACTGAAACCATGGTCGGGGTAAGGGCGTCCCTCGCCCACAGCTTTGAATATCACCCTGTAAGCGTATGCAACTGGCCAGTTCAAGGGAATGTGGAATCAGCGCGCCGCGGGAGGTTGTAGCCAAACAGTAACTATGTGTCACATGCCGGCGCCGCCCGCCGCCTGGGCGGATTGGCCAGCGCCGGACTGACAGAATGGAGCCATGACTGCACCTTCAGTGAACCCCGCCACCGGGTTCGGCGCCCACACTCCGTCGGCACCCGCACTGGCCCTTCTCCTGGACGTCGACGGGCCGGTCGCCAGCCCCGTGACCAGGGATGTGAAACCGGAAATCATCGCCGATCTGGTGGCACTCGCAAACGCCGGAATACCAGTCATCTTCAACACCGGGCGCTCGGATACGTTCATCCGCGAGCAGGTCATGGAGCCCATGATCGCCGCCGGAATGCCGGGCGGCACGCTGATCCACGCCATCTGCGAAAAGGGCGCCGTGTGGTTCAGCTACACGGCTGCCGGCCCCGGCCCCATCCACGTGGACCACGAGCTTGCCGTGCCGGCCGCCTATGGCGACGATGTCCGGCGGATGGTGGCCGAGGACTACGCGTCCCACATGTTCTTCGATGAAACCAAGCGCGCCATGGTGTCGGTGGAGCAGCACATCGAGGTGCCGAACAGTGAGTACCTCGCCGAGCAGAAGCTGTTTGACGCCGAGGCCCTGGAGCTCATGGAGCGCCACGGTTTCGGCGTCGTGCGGCTGGAACACCACGCACCGAACTCCGACGACGAGATCGACTACCGCGTGGACCCCACCATCATTTCCACAGACATTGAATCGGTCCGGCTGGGCAAGGACCTCGGCGCGAGCCGCGCCGTGGAGCTGCTGGCGGCCCAGGGCATCACGCCGCAGGCCTGGCGGACGGTGGGCGATTCCCGCACGGACTATGCCATGGCCGACTGGCTGCACCACAACGACCATGCCGTGAAGCACGTCGACGTCCGCCCTGCGGACGGCGTCCCGGCCAAACCGTACGACGTTCTCACCGCCGTCGACCTGGGCATGCCGGAGACCGTCATCCACGACGACGCCGGGGCGGCGTTCCTCTCCAGCTGGCGGCAGGCGCTGTTGGGCTGAGCCCGCTGCCGCCTGTCCGGCATGTTTTTCCGGCAGGACTATCATGCAAGTAAGACTTCACCCCTAGCAGCTTGGGAGAAACGCCATCACGGACGTAACGGTTCAGGACGACATCTATTACGGCGGCCAGGCAGCCGAGGACGACATACCCGCGCTTGCGGAAGCAACGTCCCCGGCGGCTGTGGCGCGCCTCAAGCACCGCCCCGACGTCGTTCGCAGGTCAGGCAGGTATGCGCTGATCAACGACACCCGGACGCCCTACCAGGCCATGGTGGAGGACCTGCTCTTCCTGCGGAACGTGCTGGACGGGGCCGGCCTGGATTACCTGCTGGTGCGGGGCAACAATGACCGCCCGGTGATCGCCCTCGACTGGAAGGACCGCAAAAAGCTGCGGTCCGCCCTCGTCGACGCCTGCCGGAACGAGCCCTTCTACTCCATGACCGTGGACGCGAAGAAGAAGACATCCGTCCTGGTGGCCGACGGCGAACTCTCCGTCAACCGGCAGGCGCGCATCTTCCGGCTGTACCGCCCGCGGGTTGAGCCAGAGGGAGGCTTTGAATTCGGTGCCTCCGCCGGCGTCCAGGTGGAGCTGTGGAGCTTCCTGGGCAACGAAGTGATCCTGCCGATCGAGAACTCCCTGACCCGCCGCACCATGATGGCGCACGAGGCCGTCCGTGGAACGGTCGAGCGCTATGGCCACACCTGGCCCACCATCGAGAACATGTTCGCGGACCACGCAAGCGACATCAGCTTCGACATCGACATGGTCTTCTCCTGGGTGGATGGCACCTCCCCCGAGTACATCGCCGCCCGCCGTGCCCGGATGGCGGGCGCTGTGGTGGGCGAAGGCGACGACCATGAGGCACGCTACCGGCAGATCAACGAGCTTAAATACGCGCTCCGGTCCGTCTACATGTTTGCACCGTGGGTCCGCCGCATCTTCATCGCCACCGACTCCCCCGCGCCGGAATGGCTGAACGACCACCCGTCCGTGACCATCGTCCGGAGCGAGGAGTTCTTCGCCGACCCGTCGGTGCTGCCCACCCACAACTCGCAAGCTGTGGAGTGCCAGCTGCACCACATCGAGGGCCTCTCCGAGCACTTCCTCTACTCCAACGACGACATGTTCTTCGGGCGGCCGGTTGGTCCGGACATGTTCTTCACACCGGGCGGGATCACCAAGTTCATTGAGGCGGAGACCCGCATCGGCCTCGGCGACAACGACGCCGAGCGCAGCGGCTTCGAGAACGCGGCCCGGGTCAACCGGAAGCTGCTCTGGAACCGCTTCGGCCGGATCACCACCCGCCATCTGGAGCACACGGCGGCGCCGCTGCGTCGGAGCCTCGTGGCCCAGATGGAGCAGGAGTTCCCGGCCGAGTTCGCGAGCACTGCCGCCAGCACATTCCGCGCCGCGGACAACATCTCCGTCACGAATTCCTTCTACCACTACTACGCGCTGCTGACAGGCCGTGCCGTGACCCAGACGGCGGCCAAGGTGCGGTATGTGGACACCACGCTCCGGTCGGGGCTGAAGTATCTGCCCAAGCTGCTGACCAAGCGCAACATGGACTTCTTCTGCCTCAATGACGGCAGTTTTCCGGAGGTTCCGGCCGACGAACGGGCGGAGCTGGTTACGGACTTCCTGGAGAAGTACTACCCGATCAAGGCGCCCTGGGAAAAGTAGGCCACTCTGCGCACAGAAACCCCGCCGGATCTGACCATTCCAGATCCGGCGGGGTTTCCGTATGCAGGGACGCTACTTCCGGGTGAGGCCCTATTTCCGGGTCAGCATGGGGCGCTTGGCCCCTTCAGGGATGCGGATGCCGGCTGCGGCCAGGCGGCGCTCCGTCTCCTCGGGGCTGACGTACTCGCCCACGGTGGGAGTGGTGCCCAGCGGCACCACCGAATGGACCACCGTGTGCTCGTAGACGTGCACCAGGTTGAAGGCCTGCCCGCCGTCGCGGCCGCGCGTGCCGCCCACCGGAACATTCAGGTCCTGGGTGTAGCACGTGGCTGAAGCCACGGAGACGGGGATGCCGGCGAAGCTCGCCGTCGTGGAGTAATGCAGGTGGCCGGCAAGGATGCTGCGGACATCCGAGTTGCGCACCACGGCTGCCAGGGACGCCTGGTCGCGGAGCTCCACCAGTACTGACAGGTCCAGGACTGAGGGCACCGGCGGATGGTGCAGGGCCAGGATGGTGCCGTCCGGCGCGGGCGTCTCCAGCTGCCCGGCGAGCCAGTCCAGCTGGTTGTCGCTGAGTTCGCCGTGGTGGTAGCCGGGCACAGACGTGTCCATGGTGATGACGCGGAGCCCGTTGACGTAGTAGCTGTGGTCGACGGGGTCGTCGTTGCCGTGCTGGTCGAACAGGCCGGCGCGGAAATTAGCGCGGTTGTCGTGGTTGCCCATGGCCCAGATGACCTGGGCGCCGAGGTCCCGGCATGCGGGCTCCACAACAGCGCGGAGCTTGGCATAGGCCTCGGGGTCGCCCTTGTCCGCCAGGTCGCCGGTGAAAATCACGGCTTCCGGGCGTGCGCCGGAGGCCTGAACCTCATCAAAGAGCTGGATCAGGCGGGCTTCGCTGTCAACTGCGCCGTAGAGGGGGTCCGGACCTCCCAACAGGTGGGTGTCACTCAGGTGGAGTAGAAAATGGCGTGGCCGGGGGTGCTCGGCCTCGATGAGCTCCATTGCTGCCTTCGCGGTAGTTAGGAAGCGGGGCGCCTCCTGTGTCCCTCTCAGTACCTTCCATCCAACCAGATAAAAAGCGAACTCGGGGGAAACGGGAGTTGGCATGTTGAAAAAATTACAACACCGCCGCCGCTCTCAGGCTACCTTCCTCGCTTTCGTTTCCTTGCGCGGTCACCGTCCGATGACCGCTTCATTGTTTCGCCGCGCATTGTGTGATTTTGCCGCGTTCCGCCGGCAACCGGCAGACAGTGGGCTAAGCGCCCGGCAGTTTCGCCTACAGAGATATGGGGAACTTCCCCGGTGGATTCCAGGCGGAAGACTCTTCCGGAACGTGCCCGGCTTACCGTGCGTGGGACGGCCTGAAAGGACGACGACGGCGTGCGGCTTCGCCGGGCGGGCCACCCACCCAGCGGATCCGGTACAGCCGGTACATCCGCCGTCGGCGGACGCATCCGCCGCCTGCGCGGCATCGCCGGCAGGGCAACCGAAACCCGGGTGTGTTCCGTCGGGTATCGGCGGAATCGTTTGGAGGGAAGTCACATCGTGCTCTCTCGCCGGGTACATAGCTGTCACTAATGACAACGGCGTTGGTCTCCGTTGCATTCCCTGGACCTCCTCACCATTTGGCTTCCCCGGCAAGCGAACAGCCCGACGGCGGGCACCCGCCACCGTTTACGGCGCTGCCGTGGGTCCCGCCGTCGGAACAGCTTCTGCTGCGGCCTTCGCCGCTGCCGCGGCAGCTTCCTCAGCTGGCGCGGCACTTGGCAAAGTCGAGGGTGGTGCCGGTTCCGACGTGGGAACTGGCGCCGGCGCCGGCTCGACGGGGGCAACTTCCGTCGGGGCAGGTTCGGAATTCGTGATCGGCGCAGAGGGTGTTGCCGGCTCGGTGGGTGTGGGCGGCGCGGGGTCGGCCGGGACCGCGGGGTCCGTGGGAGTCGGGTCAACCGGAGCCGGGTCGGCCGGCGGCGTCGTGGGAGGCGGGGTGGGCGTGGGAGTCGGCGTTGGGGTGGGAGTCGGCGTCGGGGTGGGAGTGGGCGTTGGTGTCGGCGTCGGGGTGGGCTTGGGCTTGGTCGTCGTAGGCGGCTTCGGTGCCGACGGTTTGGATGTGTGGGTGGG contains these protein-coding regions:
- a CDS encoding DsbA family oxidoreductase, whose amino-acid sequence is MKIEIWSDVACPWCYIGKRRFEAALAEFPHRDQVEVQWRSYQLDPALPDHYDGTELDYLSKRKGMAAGQVRQMFEQVAAQAKGEGLNYRFDDVVVANSFTAHRLIHLAAARGKQDAAKERLLSDHFEHGKDIGSPDYLTSVGAELGLDAGDVAELFTTDKYADDVRRDFAEARTLGISGVPFFVIDRKYGLSGAQPAASFTMALEQAWQESHPLVMVGVENSGSEQPDEQKAGAQAENVCGPDGCAI
- a CDS encoding glycosyltransferase family 4 protein, yielding MRIGLISAPWIPVPPPGYGGTERVVDSLARGFAVAGHEVLLAAPSDSTCPVPLAPRMRPSEPADMGFALSELSHIIRAYDGMAGVDIIHDHTMSGPLYAHRPAGIPVVTTIHIRLAQQAVDLYSAIGKSTGIIAISHDQVSRSPEVPVTKVIHHGMDVASVPVGQGNGGYLCFIGRLSPDKGILEAIQIARAAVIPLRISARIQGPEEQAYFDDVVKPALGPDVEFTGPLPDAEKYELVGGALAFLNPIQWPEPFGLVMIEALATGTPVVGTPLGAAPEIVEHGVTGYLGSVDQLAGFAAQAAGLSREACRASAEQRFSSARMVADHLALYEEILGGQARGPELLFR
- a CDS encoding Gfo/Idh/MocA family oxidoreductase, translated to MTSSASPGTPPGAHRPLGVAMIGYAFMGKAHSNAWRNVASFFDVPAFDQKVLVGRDAGQVAAAAARYGWAESATDWRAVLERDDIHIVDICAPGWMHAEIAIAALAAGKHVLVEKPLANTLAEAEAMTAAAQAARARGVQSMVGFNYRRVPALALARELIAEGRLGTVRHVRAAYLQDWLADAESPMTWRLNKETAGSGALGDIASHAIDQVLFLLGDAVTEVSGRLHTFTAVRPGKHGPEDVTVDDAAWATLSLASGAIASVEVSRVATGQKNSLKLEIYGEKGTILFDLEDLNELGFLDATVPVREQGFRRILVNEPGHPYLEAWWPQGHIIGWEHTFTHEIRDFLTAINAGEAPSPSFEEGLAVQRVLAAIEESAAAKSATIQLVQPTATETATEGA
- a CDS encoding type II toxin-antitoxin system VapB family antitoxin, whose protein sequence is MIFKAVGEGRPYPDHGFSTPKDWAALPPRPVRLDELVTTKRTLDLEALLAEDSTFFGDLFPHVVQYQGILYLEDGLHRAVRTALHQRTAIHARVLVIDG
- a CDS encoding LytR C-terminal domain-containing protein, coding for MARKPKDVTVLHGHRVITGPELRATFVDDDEKAENPGRLRRRILHGVVLVLLLGLIVAGIMGAMGVMSGQIKFPSAIQAQQNSSVCPATTFDYTPPAKVKVNVLNATSRNGLAKAAANEFKARKFVVGNVANTQTGYRGVAAVVSGPAGQSAAFTVQRNLPGSDYFQDGRKDASVDVILTSDYRGLVKPQLVDQTPGQLSCPRESRRVADDSQWPVMPTQGAKP
- a CDS encoding Gfo/Idh/MocA family oxidoreductase, producing the protein MTKHSPAPGDPIRWGILGTGFIAGLQTQDLVDNGFTVQAVGSRTLESSRRFSERFGIPSAHGSYEALVADPEVDVVYVATPHTFHYTHTLLALNAGKHVLVEKPFTVNAREAQELAAQAEAQGLVVLEAMWSRFLPHMARLREIIAEGSLGQIRKVTASHNQNLPKDPAHRLNDPALGGGALLDLGVYPVSFVFDVLGAPDSIRASAAMTATGVDRQTAAIFEYPDGQQAIVDCALDTASNNRAAIIGTDGWIDIEPTWYNPTPFTRYDNQGNVLERFDQPVTGRGMQYQAAEMERLIRAGVTAGTVLPPSESVAVMAAMDEIRRQIGLTYDADTARDGSSNE
- a CDS encoding sugar phosphate isomerase/epimerase family protein, translated to MPRPYTLFTGQWADLPFEEVARLASGWGYDGLEIAVSGDHLDAWRWDEPGYVESKLAVLDKYNLKAWAISNHLKGQAVCDDPIDFRHEAIVGSKVWGDGDPEGVRQRAAEEMKHTARLAKALGVDTVVGFTGSSIWQYVAMFPPVPEKVIDAGYQDFADRWNPILDVFDENGVRFAHEVHPSEIAYDYWTTVRTLDAIGHREAFGLNWDPSHFMWQGIDPVSFIWDFKDRIYHVDCKDTKLRFTGRNTVMGSHLPWGDPRRGWDFVSAGRGDVPWESSFRALTAIGYTGPISVEWEDAGMDRLHGAPEALAALKKFDFPASQTSFDAAFSSKD
- a CDS encoding TetR/AcrR family transcriptional regulator, translated to MPRISAPSNAAQRAETQRRILNAFGELLFSHGLPGLTMTDVARHAGIGRTAVYNYYADIEELLIAYALVETERFMSGLRESLARLDNPVDRLALYVRAQVEDLSRRHLPPGPAMGAVLSPASFAKLADHVDGLSDMLQDILRDGMDQGYFPMADPLQQAQLIHGTLSSSAARGGDASEDLEERIARTVRFIQLGAGARFDDGGRPLRLQPPAAAAG